A single region of the Pseudalkalibacillus berkeleyi genome encodes:
- a CDS encoding peptidoglycan DD-metalloendopeptidase family protein: MLKRTLVVLTMVLSMIYLNVDNQVVNAVENRHKSDRNWEWPVMGMMTDEFGTRGGSHFGIDIAAEKGTPVKSVENGTVRKSYYSTTYGHVIFVQHSSGIETVYAHLNKRNVRERDKVQKGDIIGTVGSTGRSYGNHLHFEVHKEKWNYEKSNAVDPLVFLNEGGKQEDVLEVNKLDKSHEERVDINAGDTLWSISQVFNVTVEELKQWNNLDSNLIIAGNSLIVFKEKS; the protein is encoded by the coding sequence ATGTTAAAAAGAACGCTCGTCGTACTTACTATGGTTTTGTCGATGATTTATTTAAATGTCGACAATCAAGTTGTAAACGCAGTTGAAAATCGTCATAAGAGTGACAGGAATTGGGAATGGCCTGTAATGGGAATGATGACAGATGAATTTGGTACAAGAGGTGGTTCACATTTCGGTATTGATATTGCTGCTGAGAAAGGGACACCGGTCAAAAGTGTTGAAAACGGTACTGTGAGAAAATCCTATTATTCTACAACATACGGACATGTTATATTTGTTCAACACTCTAGTGGTATCGAAACGGTATATGCGCATTTAAACAAACGAAATGTAAGAGAACGAGACAAGGTTCAAAAAGGAGACATCATCGGAACCGTTGGAAGTACAGGACGATCGTATGGCAATCATCTTCATTTTGAAGTGCATAAAGAAAAATGGAATTATGAGAAAAGCAATGCAGTAGACCCGTTAGTCTTCCTGAATGAAGGTGGAAAACAAGAAGATGTCTTGGAAGTAAATAAGTTAGATAAGAGCCACGAGGAAAGAGTGGACATTAATGCGGGAGATACATTATGGTCTATTTCTCAAGTATTCAACGTGACTGTAGAAGAACTTAAACAATGGAATAACCTTGATTCTAATTTAATCATTGCTGGAAATTCACTTATCGTGTTTAAAGAAAAGTCGTAA
- a CDS encoding ATP-binding protein: MIWRSVVGKLWGTILLLVSVVLFILTVLLLQFFENLIVDNAKVQISQLTGSVVQMIEDERGFENSEETISALIDAHTSNIVIVGDSTRYSHASNQANLSRLPYDMFRENKELSKVLTQKEEVSVQGDFPVMNGNEPEHNEILIVGKPVQLSENEQGAVFIYQSLDLIHETNQKAKQIIYLSAGIAIVLMTIFAFFLSTRITAPLRKMREAALEVAQGNFDTKVPILTHDEIGELALTFNRMGRKLKNNINALSQEKEQLSSILSSMADGVITLDRKGKILVTNPPSERFIQAWYYEQGMIEREGEELPEQMNELFRRVVNLEREQMTEIELQGRSWVVVMTPLYNQANFRGAVAVFRDMTDERQHDKLRKDFIANVSHELRTPISMLQGYSEAIIDDIAGTEEEKKEIAQIIYDESLRMGRLVNELLDLARMEAGHVSLEEMEIEIDDFFTRIVRKFQGLSKDREIDLQLSTPARPFSVFADPDRLEQVMTNLVDNAIRHTDKGGKVYVNVVDQSGGMLVEVTDTGSGIPKEDLPFVFERFYKADKARTRGRSGTGLGLAIVKNIVDAHDGKISVHSKVNEGTTFSFFIPRNSKNESRT; this comes from the coding sequence ATGATTTGGAGGAGTGTCGTTGGAAAGCTTTGGGGGACGATTCTCCTGCTTGTTTCAGTTGTACTATTTATCTTAACGGTTCTACTCCTTCAATTCTTTGAGAATTTAATCGTTGACAACGCTAAAGTGCAAATTTCTCAGCTTACTGGCTCAGTCGTTCAAATGATTGAAGACGAAAGAGGTTTTGAAAACTCTGAGGAGACTATTTCAGCATTAATTGACGCCCACACAAGTAATATTGTCATCGTAGGTGACAGTACGCGGTACTCACATGCTTCCAATCAAGCAAACTTGTCGCGTTTACCGTATGATATGTTTCGAGAGAATAAGGAACTTTCAAAAGTTCTGACTCAAAAAGAAGAGGTTAGTGTCCAAGGAGACTTTCCAGTCATGAATGGAAATGAGCCAGAGCATAATGAGATTCTGATTGTTGGAAAGCCTGTTCAACTTTCTGAAAATGAACAAGGAGCCGTTTTTATTTATCAATCCTTGGATCTCATACACGAAACCAATCAGAAGGCGAAACAAATTATCTATCTATCAGCCGGAATTGCAATCGTATTAATGACGATCTTTGCTTTCTTCCTTTCAACTAGAATTACAGCACCATTAAGAAAAATGAGGGAAGCAGCCCTTGAAGTGGCACAAGGGAATTTCGATACAAAAGTTCCGATTTTAACACATGACGAAATTGGAGAGCTTGCATTAACCTTCAACAGAATGGGACGTAAATTAAAGAACAACATCAATGCACTTAGTCAAGAAAAAGAGCAGTTGTCGAGTATTCTAAGTAGTATGGCAGATGGTGTAATTACTCTCGATCGTAAAGGGAAAATTCTTGTAACGAATCCACCTTCAGAGCGATTTATCCAAGCTTGGTATTATGAGCAAGGAATGATTGAGCGAGAAGGAGAAGAACTTCCAGAACAAATGAATGAACTATTTCGCCGGGTCGTTAATTTAGAACGAGAGCAGATGACCGAAATAGAATTACAAGGTCGAAGTTGGGTAGTTGTTATGACCCCGTTATATAATCAAGCGAACTTTCGGGGGGCTGTGGCTGTATTCCGTGATATGACGGATGAACGCCAGCACGATAAACTCCGTAAAGACTTTATTGCGAATGTCTCACATGAACTTAGAACGCCTATTTCTATGCTACAAGGATATAGTGAAGCGATTATAGATGATATCGCCGGGACCGAAGAAGAGAAGAAAGAGATTGCCCAAATTATTTATGATGAGTCACTAAGGATGGGTAGATTAGTAAATGAGCTATTAGACCTGGCAAGAATGGAAGCAGGTCATGTTTCTTTAGAGGAGATGGAAATTGAAATTGACGATTTCTTCACTCGTATTGTTCGAAAGTTCCAAGGATTATCTAAAGATCGGGAAATAGATCTGCAGTTATCAACACCTGCCCGTCCATTTAGCGTTTTTGCAGATCCTGATCGTTTGGAACAAGTCATGACGAACCTCGTTGACAATGCGATAAGGCACACCGACAAGGGCGGTAAAGTATACGTTAATGTAGTGGACCAATCAGGTGGAATGCTTGTAGAGGTGACGGATACAGGTTCGGGAATACCGAAGGAAGATTTGCCATTTGTATTTGAACGTTTCTATAAAGCAGATAAAGCCCGTACACGTGGTCGCTCTGGAACAGGTTTAGGTCTAGCTATCGTGAAGAATATTGTAGATGCACATGACGGAAAGATTTCTGTCCATAGTAAAGTGAACGAAGGTACAACCTTCTCATTTTTCATTCCACGAAATAGTAAGAATGAAAGTAGAACTTGA
- a CDS encoding response regulator transcription factor, giving the protein MENDLRVLVVDDEERIRKLLRMYLERENFEVVEAEDGETALEEAMASEFDIILLDLMLPEMDGIEVCEELRKEKATPIIMLTAKGEESNRVHGFEAGADDYVVKPFSPREVILRVKALLRRSTATKYLHTDTGSKDLLVFPYLTIDNDAHRVTADSKEINLTPKEYELLLYLAKTPDKVYSREQLLKDVWNYEFFGDLRTVDTHVKRLREKLNRVSPEAATMISTVWGVGYKFEVEEKE; this is encoded by the coding sequence ATGGAAAACGATCTAAGAGTATTAGTTGTAGATGATGAGGAACGAATTCGTAAATTACTTCGTATGTACCTAGAACGTGAAAATTTCGAAGTTGTTGAAGCCGAAGATGGCGAGACAGCCTTAGAAGAAGCAATGGCATCCGAGTTTGATATTATCCTGTTAGATTTAATGTTGCCTGAAATGGATGGAATAGAGGTTTGTGAAGAATTGCGTAAGGAGAAAGCGACTCCTATCATAATGCTCACTGCAAAAGGTGAAGAATCCAATCGTGTTCACGGATTTGAAGCAGGTGCAGATGACTATGTTGTTAAACCATTTAGTCCTAGAGAAGTTATATTACGAGTGAAAGCATTATTAAGACGATCAACCGCAACGAAGTATTTACATACAGATACGGGAAGTAAGGATCTCCTTGTGTTCCCATATTTGACGATCGACAATGATGCACACAGAGTGACGGCGGACAGTAAAGAAATCAACTTAACGCCAAAAGAATATGAACTACTCCTTTACTTAGCTAAGACCCCTGATAAAGTTTATTCTCGGGAACAACTTCTAAAAGACGTTTGGAATTATGAGTTCTTTGGTGACCTAAGGACAGTGGATACACATGTTAAACGACTTCGAGAAAAGTTGAACCGGGTATCACCCGAGGCGGCTACTATGATTTCAACTGTATGGGGAGTCGGTTATAAGTTTGAGGTGGAAGAAAAAGAATGA
- the ccsB gene encoding c-type cytochrome biogenesis protein CcsB, with product MAELSSSLLYAAFIIYFIATAFFGAALTIKNKDGKTINKWGKWGYILSITGFASQLGYFITRWIASGHAPVSNLFEFTTFFGMMMVFGFIVIYAIYRLNVLGVFAMPIALLIIAYASMFPREIEPLIPALQSNWLKIHVTTAALGEGILAISFVAGLIYLIATIDQSKGSKKTGWLEFVLYSLLSTLGFILVSVSFGLADYETTFQWINESDNQAELVYEMPAISGPHDGEIISGEKFGPLFEAPAWMEGIDAPKKLNTFIWSMLSGLILYALLRLVLRKRIGAALKPKLSNINTQLVDEISYRAVAIGFPVFTLGALIFAMIWAQEAWTRFWGWDPKEVWALITFLFYAAYLHLRLTRDWHGERSAWLCVLGFVIIMFNLIAVNLVIAGLHSYA from the coding sequence ATGGCTGAATTAAGTAGTAGTTTATTGTATGCCGCTTTTATCATTTACTTTATTGCTACAGCATTTTTTGGAGCAGCTTTAACAATCAAGAACAAAGATGGCAAGACAATTAATAAATGGGGAAAGTGGGGTTATATACTTTCTATCACAGGGTTTGCTTCACAACTAGGTTACTTTATTACAAGGTGGATTGCTTCAGGACATGCTCCAGTAAGTAATCTCTTTGAATTTACAACCTTCTTTGGCATGATGATGGTATTTGGATTTATTGTCATTTATGCTATTTATCGGCTGAATGTGTTAGGTGTTTTTGCAATGCCGATTGCACTACTCATCATTGCTTATGCAAGCATGTTTCCAAGAGAAATAGAGCCTTTAATTCCAGCGCTTCAAAGTAACTGGTTGAAGATTCACGTTACAACTGCAGCTTTAGGTGAAGGGATTCTTGCCATTAGTTTTGTGGCTGGACTCATTTATTTAATTGCAACAATTGATCAATCAAAAGGGTCGAAAAAGACTGGCTGGTTAGAGTTTGTGCTTTATTCGCTTTTAAGTACACTAGGATTCATACTCGTCTCGGTTTCATTTGGATTAGCAGATTACGAAACCACTTTCCAATGGATTAACGAAAGTGACAATCAAGCAGAACTAGTTTACGAAATGCCTGCCATTTCAGGTCCTCATGATGGAGAGATTATTTCTGGTGAAAAGTTCGGACCTTTATTTGAAGCGCCTGCGTGGATGGAAGGAATCGATGCACCAAAGAAATTGAACACATTTATATGGTCTATGTTATCTGGCCTCATCCTTTATGCTTTGTTGAGACTCGTCCTGAGAAAGAGAATCGGTGCCGCTTTAAAGCCCAAGCTATCGAATATAAACACCCAATTAGTAGACGAGATTAGTTATCGAGCAGTTGCAATTGGATTTCCTGTCTTTACATTAGGTGCTTTAATATTCGCAATGATCTGGGCACAAGAAGCTTGGACAAGATTTTGGGGATGGGATCCGAAAGAAGTATGGGCACTTATTACGTTCTTATTTTACGCAGCATATCTGCATTTACGTTTGACAAGAGATTGGCATGGTGAAAGATCTGCATGGTTATGTGTCCTCGGGTTTGTCATCATCATGTTCAATTTAATAGCTGTAAACCTTGTTATTGCTGGGTTACATTCTTATGCTTAA
- the resB gene encoding cytochrome c biogenesis protein ResB, which produces MEKIKCECGHLNPYGTVLCESCGNPIQEDSSKKQLVNMRYEGTARRSQTYNANVIDKIWNFFSSVKVGVWLIVITLIASAVGTIFPQKMYIPTQAQTNPAAYYEEEYGILGEIYYVLGFHNLYSSWWFVLLLGLIGVSITVASIDRGIPLYRTLKNQRVTKHDNFLKKQRLFTTTKRPEDVDQFIEEVIFRLKEKRYRVRREKGNILAEKGRFSRWGPYVNHVGLIIFLIGSMLRVVPGLYLDTDMWVREGETKAIKGTDQQYYLKHEKFTYEEYDPNEERFSDAINRVGGSVVKNYQSDVVLYKAEEKLPGAKPELTKVKEYPIQVNKPLQFDGYSVYQVDYRNEMSEMSFEFQNKETEKSIGKFSVDLNDPKNEYDLGNGNKVVLNNYYPDFYFDSETNKPSTKTNVPNNPAFIFKMITPETPEGEIAFIGIRQNLEPSGENQYKIAFDGIDTDFITGLTVSRDYTLPIIFIGGIIFMIGVIQGLYWNHRRVWFKLNKDELWIAAHTNKNWHGIKRELQDITDKLHVNPLVDQQEEKK; this is translated from the coding sequence ATGGAGAAAATTAAGTGCGAATGCGGCCATCTGAATCCCTACGGTACGGTTCTTTGTGAATCCTGTGGGAATCCGATTCAAGAGGATTCATCTAAGAAACAGCTCGTTAATATGAGATATGAGGGGACAGCTAGACGTTCTCAAACCTATAACGCGAATGTTATCGACAAGATATGGAATTTCTTCTCAAGCGTTAAGGTTGGTGTTTGGTTGATCGTCATCACCTTGATTGCGTCAGCAGTAGGCACGATCTTCCCTCAAAAAATGTATATACCGACTCAAGCCCAGACGAATCCGGCTGCATATTACGAAGAAGAATATGGCATTCTGGGTGAGATTTATTACGTCTTAGGGTTTCACAATCTATATAGCTCTTGGTGGTTTGTACTGTTATTAGGCCTGATTGGTGTTTCAATTACCGTTGCAAGTATCGATAGAGGTATCCCTTTATATCGAACGTTGAAAAATCAAAGAGTGACGAAGCATGATAACTTTCTAAAAAAACAACGCTTGTTTACAACGACGAAACGACCTGAAGATGTTGACCAATTTATTGAAGAAGTGATTTTCCGTTTGAAGGAAAAACGCTATCGTGTGCGTAGAGAAAAAGGGAACATTTTAGCAGAGAAAGGTCGCTTTTCCAGATGGGGTCCTTATGTCAACCACGTAGGTCTCATCATATTCCTAATCGGATCCATGCTTCGTGTCGTTCCAGGGTTATACTTAGACACAGACATGTGGGTACGGGAAGGTGAAACGAAAGCAATAAAGGGGACGGATCAGCAGTACTACCTTAAGCATGAAAAATTCACGTATGAAGAGTATGATCCTAATGAAGAACGTTTCTCTGATGCGATTAACCGTGTTGGTGGATCAGTCGTTAAGAACTATCAAAGTGATGTCGTTCTATATAAAGCTGAAGAAAAGCTCCCTGGTGCAAAGCCAGAATTAACAAAAGTAAAAGAATATCCGATACAAGTGAACAAACCACTACAATTTGATGGATATTCTGTATACCAAGTGGACTATAGAAACGAAATGAGTGAAATGAGTTTCGAATTTCAAAATAAAGAAACTGAGAAGTCGATTGGGAAATTTTCAGTTGATTTAAATGATCCAAAGAACGAATATGATTTAGGTAATGGAAACAAAGTGGTATTAAATAACTATTATCCTGATTTTTATTTCGATTCTGAAACGAACAAACCTTCAACCAAAACGAATGTACCTAATAATCCAGCTTTTATTTTCAAGATGATTACACCTGAAACGCCAGAAGGGGAAATTGCATTCATTGGAATTAGGCAAAACCTAGAACCGTCGGGTGAAAATCAGTATAAAATTGCATTTGATGGAATTGACACTGATTTCATTACAGGTCTTACCGTATCAAGAGATTATACACTACCGATTATATTCATCGGTGGCATTATCTTTATGATTGGCGTCATTCAAGGGTTATATTGGAACCATCGACGTGTTTGGTTTAAGTTAAATAAGGACGAGCTATGGATTGCCGCTCATACGAATAAGAATTGGCATGGCATCAAAAGAGAATTACAAGACATCACAGACAAATTGCATGTAAATCCATTAGTAGATCAACAGGAAGAAAAGAAATAA
- the resA gene encoding thiol-disulfide oxidoreductase ResA, producing MNKRKRLVMRSVILVVIALALGYTLFQTVFSDKKEPVAVGDTAPNFALKNLDGKEVELEDYKGKGVFLNFWGTYCPPCEKEMPAIQRQYEKYKDQGVVVLAVDIAETKLTVKKFVDEKNLTFPVVLDQQREVVDVYGVGNLPATYLISPEGKVIDKITGELNDTRVRNYMEQIKP from the coding sequence ATGAATAAACGAAAGCGGTTAGTGATGCGTTCTGTCATATTGGTTGTAATTGCCCTTGCCCTAGGTTATACACTTTTTCAAACTGTATTTAGTGACAAAAAAGAGCCGGTAGCAGTTGGAGACACTGCGCCGAACTTTGCATTAAAAAACTTAGACGGAAAAGAAGTAGAACTTGAAGATTACAAAGGGAAAGGCGTTTTCTTGAATTTTTGGGGTACATATTGTCCACCTTGTGAAAAAGAAATGCCGGCAATTCAACGCCAATACGAAAAGTATAAAGATCAAGGCGTAGTAGTTCTTGCTGTTGATATCGCTGAAACTAAATTAACAGTAAAAAAATTCGTTGATGAAAAGAACCTTACATTCCCAGTCGTTTTAGACCAACAAAGAGAAGTTGTAGATGTGTACGGTGTGGGAAATCTACCAGCAACGTATCTGATTAGTCCAGAAGGTAAGGTCATAGATAAGATAACGGGAGAATTAAATGATACACGTGTTCGAAATTACATGGAACAAATTAAACCATAA
- a CDS encoding pseudouridine synthase: MERLQKVIAQAGITSRRKAEKLIEDGQVKVNGKTVKELGTKVSPSDEIEVDGVPIDKEEPVYFLFYKPSGVISSVKDEKGRKVVTDYFAEIEQRIFPVGRLDYDTSGLLLLTNDGDFANTLMHPKFHVDKHYVAKVRGIPSKEELRKLSNGIRLEDGYTAPAKVKLKSMDRRKNTAIIEMTIHEGRNRQVRRMFEAIGYPVQKLKREGYGYLNLNGLNPGEARELTPHEVKQIRNLAVT; the protein is encoded by the coding sequence ATGGAACGATTACAGAAAGTTATCGCGCAAGCAGGGATTACTTCCCGAAGAAAAGCTGAAAAATTAATTGAAGATGGTCAAGTGAAAGTGAATGGAAAAACCGTGAAGGAACTTGGCACGAAAGTATCACCTTCCGATGAAATAGAAGTTGACGGGGTGCCGATCGATAAAGAAGAACCGGTATATTTTCTATTCTATAAGCCATCAGGAGTCATTTCGAGTGTGAAAGATGAGAAAGGCAGAAAAGTCGTGACCGATTATTTTGCAGAGATCGAGCAACGAATCTTTCCAGTTGGTCGATTGGATTATGATACATCAGGCTTGCTTCTACTAACTAATGATGGGGATTTTGCAAATACGCTTATGCATCCTAAATTCCATGTAGATAAACATTACGTTGCAAAGGTCAGAGGTATTCCATCGAAAGAAGAACTTCGAAAACTATCGAATGGTATTCGCTTGGAAGACGGATATACCGCTCCAGCTAAAGTGAAGCTTAAGAGCATGGATCGTCGGAAAAATACAGCCATCATTGAAATGACTATTCATGAAGGTAGAAACCGTCAAGTACGTAGAATGTTTGAAGCGATTGGTTATCCAGTCCAAAAGCTGAAAAGGGAAGGGTATGGCTATCTAAATCTTAACGGCCTGAATCCTGGAGAAGCACGTGAGTTGACACCACATGAAGTTAAACAAATTCGCAATCTTGCTGTCACATAA
- a CDS encoding spore maturation protein, which translates to MGAVSTISIWIMPCLIGFVLVYGTFKKVSTYEAFVEGGKEGFSIAVSIIPYLVGMLVAITVFRASGALDFLISSFQPFLAIVGVPSDIVPLALIRPISGTGALAMTSDLIATHGPDSFIGRLASTMQGSTDTTLYILTVYFGAVGIRKMGDALKVGLLADFVGIISAIVFVTIVFG; encoded by the coding sequence ATGGGTGCAGTTTCCACAATCTCCATATGGATCATGCCTTGTTTAATTGGATTTGTGCTCGTATATGGGACATTTAAGAAAGTTTCCACTTATGAGGCATTTGTTGAAGGGGGTAAAGAGGGTTTTTCCATTGCTGTTTCTATCATTCCATATTTAGTAGGCATGCTTGTGGCGATCACGGTCTTTAGAGCTTCTGGCGCATTGGATTTTCTTATCTCCTCCTTTCAACCGTTTCTTGCTATAGTTGGAGTCCCTTCAGACATCGTTCCTTTAGCTTTAATTCGTCCAATATCTGGTACAGGTGCGCTTGCTATGACGTCAGATTTGATTGCAACCCATGGACCAGACTCTTTTATTGGTCGTCTCGCCTCCACTATGCAAGGGAGTACAGATACGACATTATACATTTTGACGGTTTACTTTGGGGCAGTTGGGATTAGAAAAATGGGAGATGCATTGAAAGTTGGGCTTTTGGCCGATTTTGTCGGAATTATTAGTGCGATCGTATTTGTGACGATTGTTTTTGGTTAA
- a CDS encoding nucleoside recognition domain-containing protein produces the protein MVNLIWVFMFVFGIIYAAINGTMEEVNKVLFTSAQEAVTISLGLISILVFWLGLMNIAKQAGLLHKLTSLFKPFVRRLFPEIPPDHPAMGYILSNMVANLFGLGNAATPMGIKAMEQMKRLNDDRDDVSRSMITFLAINTSSLTIIPTTVIAIRMNYGSVSPTDIVATTLMATTCSTLAAILIDRYFHRRRVMKRRQ, from the coding sequence ATGGTTAACCTAATCTGGGTTTTCATGTTTGTATTTGGCATCATTTATGCAGCGATAAATGGGACGATGGAAGAAGTGAACAAAGTATTGTTTACAAGTGCTCAAGAGGCAGTAACAATTAGTCTAGGCTTAATTAGTATACTCGTATTCTGGTTAGGTTTGATGAACATTGCCAAACAAGCAGGTTTACTCCATAAATTAACATCCTTATTCAAACCGTTTGTTCGGAGATTGTTTCCTGAGATTCCACCCGATCACCCTGCAATGGGTTATATTCTTTCAAATATGGTTGCCAATCTTTTTGGTCTAGGTAATGCAGCAACACCGATGGGTATTAAAGCTATGGAGCAAATGAAAAGGTTAAATGATGATCGAGATGATGTGAGTCGGTCAATGATCACGTTTCTAGCCATTAACACTTCAAGTTTAACGATTATACCCACGACAGTTATTGCGATCCGGATGAATTACGGTTCTGTCTCGCCTACTGATATTGTAGCAACGACGTTAATGGCTACCACTTGTTCTACTTTAGCAGCGATATTAATTGACCGGTATTTTCATAGACGGCGAGTTATGAAAAGGAGGCAATGA
- a CDS encoding D-alanyl-D-alanine carboxypeptidase family protein, giving the protein MVEAPIKLTIQLGLVILLLFILPTQNIAASSPGVHAQGAILMEQDSGRVLYGKREHEKMRIASITKIMTAILAIESGKMDETAKVTERATLAEGSSIYLKKNEKIKLEHLVYGLMLRSGNDSAVAIAEHVGGSLEGFVYLMNAKAEEIGMKNSYFSNPHGLDDSEHHYSTAYDMALLTRYAMSNSEYRKIAGTSKYRAPQDGEKWDRIWTNKNKLLRMYKYSTGGKTGFTSLAKRTLVSTAAKDGLELVAVTLNDGNDWNDHMNLFNWAFSHYDFVSIVQKGKISGLENKHYKGKVEAARTFSYPLTEEERSLVKNEITLIQPPDKGKWKNPPSRVGTLKVYLNNQQIGVLPLYMKGTYEELEEETFWNTVKDVVTKFFMITVPYG; this is encoded by the coding sequence ATGGTAGAAGCTCCGATTAAATTAACAATCCAACTCGGTTTAGTGATCTTATTACTATTTATCCTACCGACTCAAAATATTGCTGCTTCTTCTCCTGGCGTTCATGCCCAAGGTGCCATTTTGATGGAGCAAGATTCAGGTAGAGTTTTGTACGGAAAAAGAGAGCATGAGAAGATGAGAATTGCGAGCATAACGAAGATCATGACCGCAATACTAGCGATAGAATCAGGAAAAATGGATGAGACAGCTAAAGTAACTGAAAGAGCAACTTTAGCAGAAGGATCCTCTATTTATTTGAAGAAAAATGAAAAAATAAAACTAGAGCACTTAGTTTATGGATTAATGCTCCGCTCTGGGAATGATTCTGCAGTTGCGATTGCTGAACATGTAGGTGGAAGCTTAGAAGGATTCGTTTATTTGATGAATGCAAAAGCTGAAGAAATTGGCATGAAGAATTCGTATTTCTCTAATCCGCACGGTCTTGATGATAGTGAACATCATTATTCAACTGCTTATGATATGGCGCTCTTAACTCGGTATGCGATGTCCAATTCAGAATATAGGAAAATTGCAGGCACAAGTAAATATCGTGCTCCGCAAGATGGTGAGAAATGGGACCGAATTTGGACAAATAAGAACAAGTTACTAAGAATGTACAAATATTCGACGGGTGGCAAGACTGGATTTACATCCCTAGCGAAAAGAACGCTTGTTTCGACCGCTGCTAAAGATGGTTTGGAGTTAGTTGCAGTAACGTTAAATGACGGAAATGATTGGAATGACCATATGAATTTATTTAATTGGGCATTCAGCCATTATGATTTCGTTTCTATCGTGCAGAAGGGTAAAATATCGGGTCTTGAAAATAAACATTATAAAGGAAAAGTTGAAGCTGCTCGGACCTTTTCATACCCACTGACGGAGGAAGAACGATCGCTTGTCAAAAATGAGATTACTTTAATACAACCACCTGATAAAGGGAAGTGGAAAAATCCACCTAGTCGTGTAGGGACATTAAAAGTATATTTAAACAATCAACAAATAGGTGTTTTGCCTTTATATATGAAAGGTACCTATGAGGAGTTGGAAGAGGAAACTTTCTGGAACACCGTAAAGGATGTTGTTACGAAATTCTTCATGATTACGGTGCCTTATGGTTAA
- a CDS encoding isoprenylcysteine carboxyl methyltransferase family protein: MDELNNGEVNGLVFAFIFIFLIIQRLVELLVARRNETIMKEKGAKEYGSKHYKLIVILHTGFLISLWIEVYYREFDLSLYFPILFIMFLLLQVLRVWTIRSLGYFWNTKIIILPGANVIKKGPFQYLRHPNYVIVAMELFVIPLMFNAFFTAFVFSLFNAILIRFVRIPAEEKALIQNANYQSAFSQTHRFMPSNPKPNKN, translated from the coding sequence ATGGACGAATTAAACAATGGAGAGGTGAACGGTTTGGTATTTGCATTCATCTTCATATTTTTGATCATCCAAAGGCTAGTCGAACTGCTCGTTGCGAGACGAAATGAAACAATCATGAAAGAAAAGGGTGCGAAGGAATATGGATCAAAGCACTACAAGTTAATCGTTATATTACATACTGGCTTTCTGATTTCTCTGTGGATAGAAGTTTATTACCGTGAATTTGACCTTTCTCTGTATTTTCCGATCCTGTTCATTATGTTCCTTTTACTCCAAGTTTTAAGAGTATGGACGATACGTTCATTAGGATACTTCTGGAATACGAAGATTATCATTCTACCTGGTGCGAATGTGATTAAGAAAGGTCCGTTTCAATATTTAAGACATCCTAATTACGTCATTGTTGCGATGGAACTATTCGTAATTCCCCTCATGTTTAATGCCTTCTTTACAGCGTTTGTATTTTCTCTTTTCAATGCCATACTGATTAGATTTGTGAGAATTCCTGCAGAGGAAAAAGCGCTCATTCAAAACGCGAACTACCAATCTGCGTTCAGTCAGACACATCGATTTATGCCATCAAATCCTAAACCAAACAAAAATTAG